Proteins from a genomic interval of Trichoderma breve strain T069 chromosome 2, whole genome shotgun sequence:
- a CDS encoding sugar transporter domain-containing protein, which translates to MAGPNLFFILTVIIIASGSIPKGYDEGGFAAVADMPSFLHDLGLIGRQWEGRRHELIARKANITSFGVLGAAFGAIIALAITDKLGRLRTWQTFMAVWMTGFFITTFSSGIMGLLLFSRLFSGVGAGGLTVVAPLYLTEIARSKSRGMVVSVYMVLLLSFLMFGFFISYGARKSLSPSREQYRVVLCVPLIPGGIALFFSSFLKDTPRWLASKGRNDEALIVLSRLRGAPPDDPAVKKEYAEILEQTRDAKQRLSDTTTWQLVKEVATIPTYRKRFLLGLAMQTIAQWTGGNGITYYIPMIFRYAGVRSDNISLINSGAYGALKLFFTMIFTWGLIDIIGRRICFMSGLFLQGATHVYMAIYMGIWIDSQNKSASDAAVASVFIYAVGWSIGLCTIQYLYGTEILPTRVRSVCYATNMTIHWFFQFAVVRSTPAMFDGLNIWGAYVFWACICFIGLVVLGLWAPETKGVPMERMEELFSGPWYMGWKAKLGPRSDAEERSLGRSPSEDLGGSSEAVQVNAQTKYP; encoded by the exons ATGGCTGGACCCAAtctcttttttatcttgACCGTTATCATCATTGCCAGCGGGTCTATTCCTAAAG GCTACGATGAAGGCGGATTTGCTGCAGTGGCAGACATGCCATCCTTCCTACATGATCTAGGCCTAATAGGACGACAGTGGGAGGGTAGGAGGCACGAGCTCATCGCGAGAAAAGCCAACATAACGTCGTTTGGCGTCCTCGGCGCGGCGTTTGgtgccatcatcgccttggCCATTACAGATAAGCTCGGACGCCTGCGGACGTGGCAGACCTTTATGGCTGTTTGGATGActggcttcttcatcaccacctTTTCATCTGGAATAATGGGGCTGTTGCTATTCTCGCGGCTGTTTTCTGGCGTTGGTGCCGGTGGCCTCACGGTCGTAGCACCCCTTTATCTCACGGAGATTGCTCGATCTAAGTCTCGAGGGATGGTAGTGTCGGTATATatggtgctgctgctatcttTCCTCATGTTCG GGTTCTTCATCAGCTATGGAGCCAGAAAGTCTCTATCCCCATCCAGGGAGCAATATCGCGTTGTGCTATGCGTGCCTTTGATTCCCGGAGGCATTGCCCTGttcttttcgtcttttctcAAGGACACTCCTCGCTGGCTTGCATCCAAGGGCCGCAACGATGAGGCCCTCATCGTATTGTCCAGACTGCGAGGAGCGCCTCCTGATGACCCGGCCGTCAAAAAAGAATATGCCGAGATCCTTGAGCAGACACGGGACGCGAAGCAACGTCTATCCGACACCACGACGTGGCAGCTTGTAAAAGAAGTTGCCACCATTCCCACCTATCGCAAGCGGTTTCTCTTGGGCCTTGCCATGCAGACAATTGCCCAGTGGACGGGTGGTAACGGAATTACGTACTACATCCCTATGATTTTTCGATATGCTGGTGTCCGCAGTGACAATATATCGTTGATCAACTCGGGCGCTTATGGAGcgctcaagctcttcttcaccatgaTTTTCACGTGGGGCCTCATCGACATCATTGGGAGGCGCATCTGCTTCATGAGCGGGCTGTTCCTACAGGGCGCCACACATGTATACATGGCTATATACATGGGCATTTGGATCGATTCCCAAAACAAATCTGCGTCtgatgccgccgttgcaTCTGTGTTCATCTATGCTGTTGGCTGGTCTATCGGACTGTGTACCATCCAGTACCTGTACGGCACTGAGATTTTGCCCACGCGGGTAAGAAGCGTCTGCTACGCAACCAATATGACGATACACTGGTTCTTCCAGTTTGCCGTCGTGCGTTCCACACCGGCCATGTTCGACGGTCTCAACATCTGGGGCGCGTACGTGTTCTGGGCATGCATTTGCTTCATCGGCCTTGTGGTCCTCGGCCTGTGGGCCCCTGAAACAAAGGGCGTCCCGATGGAGAGAATGGAGGAGCTGTTCTCCGGGCCGTGGTACATGGGGTGGAAGGCGAAGCTGGGCCCACGGAG
- a CDS encoding zinc-binding dehydrogenase domain-containing protein, whose product MASETSLPSTHRAIVLHSLDTPLKVEQRPTPQVTPGNVVVRVLAANVLSYGRDILDGTRPYPYPKPYIPGGSAVGRIAAVGSDCSVFTPGQLVLVDIMMRARDDTSASYLLGIHNGFSSATVKLATDAWRDSTYAEYAKIPLESCYSLDEDRLLGDPASGGLGYTVDDLAYIHRLLVPFGGFRDIDLKVGETILIGPATGPYGTAAVSLALALGAKVVAMGRNAQVLEQLEAMSDKVKTVQITGSVAADTEAIKKHGPIDVFFDISPPVAAESTHIMSGILSLAHSGRVSLMGGIAGNISIPYGAIMFNDLKLHGKFMYERKDVRMLIKMVEKGIMGLGKKVGARIEGKFPLEQWDEAFTAAKENAGPGQSVIIAP is encoded by the coding sequence ATGGCTTCTGAGACTTCACTTCCTTCTACGCATCGAGCTATTGTTCTGCATTCACTCGATACCCCCTTAAAAGTCGAGCAGCGACCTACGCCCCAAGTCACTCCAGGCAACGTCGTCGTCCGCGTGCTCGCCGCCAATGTCCTCTCCTACGGCCGCGACATACTCGACGGCACTCGTCCTTACCCCTATCCCAAGCCGTACATCCCCGGCGGCAGCGCAGTGGGAAGAATCGCTGCCGTGGGATCGGATTGCAGCGTCTTTACCCCTGGGCAGCTTGTTCTCGTGGACATCATGATGCGTGCTCGAGACGATACTTCGGCGAGTTACTTGTTGGGTATTCACAATGGGTTCTCTAGCGCGACGGTCAAGCTTGCTACTGATGCGTGGAGGGATTCGACTTATGCGGAGTATGCAAAGATTCCTCTTGAGAGCTGCTATTCTTTGGATGAGGATCGGCTGCTGGGAGATCCTGCGAGTGGTGGTTTGGGATATACGGTTGATGATTTGGCGTATATACACCGTCTTCTCGTGCCTTTCGGAGGATTCAGGGATATTGATCTCAAGGTTGGAGAGACTATTCTCATTGGTCCTGCGACGGGACCTTATGGCACTGCGGCTGTGAGCCTTGCTCTCGCTCTGGGAGCCAAAGTGGTCGCTATGGGGAGAAATGCTCAAGTCTTGGAGCAGCTCGAAGCAATGAGCGACAAGGTCAAGACGGTGCAAATCACAGGATCCGTGGCAGCTGACACGGAAGCCATCAAAAAGCACGGCCCAATCGACGTCTTCTTCGACATTTCACCCCCCGTAGCCGCAGAGTCGACGCACATCATGAGCGGAATCCTGTCCCTGGCGCATTCTGGCCGTGTAAGTCTGATGGGCGGCATCGCGGGCAACATTTCCATCCCGTACGGCGCCATCATGTTCAATGACCTGAAGCTGCACGGCAAGTTCATGTACGAGCGAAAAGACGTCCGAATGCTGATCAAGATGGTGGAGAAGGGCATCATGGGGCTGGGGAAGAAGGTTGGGGCTCGGATTGAGGGTAAATTTCCGCTTGAGCAGTGGGATGAGGCGTTTACGGCTGCGAAGGAGAATGCTGGACCGGGGCAGTCTGTTATTATTGCTCCGTGA
- a CDS encoding short chain dehydrogenase domain-containing protein — translation MASKGIALILGAGSNVGQALSSTFSQAGYKVALVSRSAKQSSSATQVSIPADLTNPDSIPPIFDSVRKALGADPNIVIYNAAGLTPPSDKTNPFTIDIAKFESDLRLMNTSAYVAAREAVAGFEKLDKSLSKAFIYTGNWLNAVTMSNPVYTTLGSGKSAAASWIGAASVHYKEKGYGFYFADERTPEGKAVGGAINGPAHAEVYLQLADGKVDAPWHTTFVAGKGIVDFPETRKAYIDA, via the exons ATGGCTTCTAAAGGTATCGCTCTCATCCTCGGCGCCGGCTCCAACGTCGGCCAGGCCCTCTCCTCCACCTTCTCCCAAGCCGGATACAAAGTCGCCCTCGTCTCCCGCTCCGCCAAGCaatcctcctccgccacaCAAGTCTCCATTCCCGCCGACCTCACAAACCCAGACTCCATCCCGCCCATCTTCGACTCCGTCCGCAAGGCCCTGGGCGCCGACCCAAACATCGTCATCTACAACGCAGCGGGCCTCACTCCCCCCAGCGACAAGACGAACCCCTTTACTATTGACATTGCAAAGTTTGAGAGTGACTTGAGGCTCATGAACACTTCGGCGTATGTTGCTGCTAGAGAGGCTGTTGCTGgctttgagaagcttgacAAGTCGCTGTCAAAGGCGTTTATTTACACTGGTAACTGGTTGAATGCCGTTACCATGTCTAATCCAGTCTACACGACTCTGGGTAGCGGCAAGAGTGCCGCGGCTTCATGGATTGGTGCTGCGAGTGTTCATTACAAGGAGAAGGGATACGG CTTCTACTTTGCCGATGAGCGTACCCCTGAAGGAAAGGCCGTCGGCGGTGCCATTAACGGTCCCGCACATGCAGAAGTCTATCTTCAACTGGCTGACGGCAAGGTTGACGCCCCATGGCACACGACTTTTGTCGCCGGCAAGGGCATCGTCGACTTTCCCGAGACTCGCAAGGCCTACATTGACGCATAA
- a CDS encoding short chain dehydrogenase domain-containing protein: protein MKIQDRTFIISGGASGLGKSSAIEIIKAGGYVSVLDLSDEEDGQQLEKELGPSAKFFHCNVTETESIAKAIQGTVDWVKQTGKPLGGVIPGAGIGLPAAILNRKGQALNMDDVDFVLSVNFRGVIDLVRQAAVHIAKVDPEGPDGERGVVILVSSSSAFDGQYGQVAYAATKGAVASMALPMSRDLASWGIRVVAIAPSLFNTNLTAGMSDRVRKAIEDTFVFPNRAGNPPDFSILVKHIIENPMLNGTVIRLDGASRLSKL from the exons ATGAAGATCCAAGACCGcaccttcatcatctctggCGGCGCATCCGGCCTCGGCAAGAGCTCCGCCATCGAAATCATCAAGGCTGGCGGCTATGTCTCTGTCCTCGACTTGtccgacgaagaagacggccagcAGTTGGAAAAGGAGCTGGGCCCGTCCGCAAAGTTCTTCCACTGCAATGTGACTGAGACCGAGAGCATCGCAAAGGCCATCCAGGGCACCGTGGACTGGGTGAAGCAGACAGGAAAGCCTTTGGGCGGTGTCATCCCAGGAGCAGGCATTGGCCTTCCAGCAGCT ATCCTTAACCGCAAGGGCCAGGCTCTGAACATGGACGACGTCGACTTTGTCCTGAGCGTCAACTTTAGAGGCGTGATTGACCTCGTCCGACAAGCCGCAGTCCATATCGCCAAGGTCGATCCCGAGGGCCCTGACGGAGAGCGCggcgtcgtcatcttggTCAGCAGCTCGAGTGCCTTCGATGGTCAGTACGGCCAGGTTGCCTATGCGGCTACCAAAGGAGCCGTCGCATCAATGGCGTTGCCCATGTCTCGCGATCTGGCGAGCTGGGGCATCCGCGTCGTTGCCATCGCCCCCAGCCTATTCAACACGAATTTGACGGCTGGCATGAGCGACAGAGTTCGGAAAGCCATAGAAGACACGTTTGTGTTTCCGAACCGAGCCGGCAATCCGCCCGACTTTTCCATTTTG GTCAAGCACATTATTGAGAATCCCATGTTGAACGGAACCGTCATTCGATTGGATGGAGCGTCGAGACTGAGCAAATTGTAA
- a CDS encoding glycosyl hydrolases family 2 domain-containing protein: MAPRTIIPINEGWQFGRTDVEEASFLPVSQFPTNVHLDLLHHKLIPDPFIGKNELDVQWVGEVRAWQYRTSFKTPKIASNEKAILAFDGLDTFAEVLLNDKKILETDNMFIPERVDVTALLNETDNQLVITFDSAYLRGWERVEKIPSHKWGTWNGDYSRLGVRKAQYHWGWDWGPTLLTCGPWKPINLEIYESRVADLYATVTVDNSLDSAKVVLHATTEGKASKVRFNLSLNDTALSETVDVTKEGAAEATFNISNPELWYPVRYGKQPLYKATATLLDGDDEVDVASKKIGLRKVELVQKPLKDQPGTSFFFKVNNTPIFCGGSCWIPADNFTPRITKEKYQNWIKLMVEGNQSMIRIWGGGIYEDEHLLDACDEQGILVWVDFLFACGNYPTNPEMLQSIEREARENVKIMRHHPSIVIYAGNNEDYQFQESEGLIYKVEDKDPQSWLKSDFPARYIYEHLLSEVCNDLVPETFYHYGSPWGGKTSSDPTVGDIHQWNVWHGTQARYQDFDKLGGRFVSEFGMEAFPSIRTIDALLPKGRRT; this comes from the exons ATGGCGCCCCGAaccatcatccccatcaATGAGGGCTGGCAGTTTGGACGAACAGATGTAGAGGAAGCTTCGTTTCTGCCTGTTTCCCAGTTCCCTACAAATGTCCATCTCGATCTCTTGCATCACAAACTCATTCCCGATCCATTCATCGGAAAAAATGAATTGGATGTGCAATGGGTGGGAGAGGTGAGGGCTTGGCAGTACCGCACCTCGTTCAAGACTCCCAAGATTGCCAGCAATGAAAAAGCCATCCTCGCCTTTGATGGGTTGGATACCTTTGCCGAGGTGCTTCTCAACGACAAAAAGATTCTCGAAACTGACAACATGTTTATCCCTGAGCGGGTGGACGTCACTGCACTTCTCAACGAGACAGACAACCAACTCGTCATCACCTTTGATAGCGCATATTTGAGAGGATGGGAGAGAGTTGAGAAGATTCCCAGTCACAAATGGGGCACCTGGAATGGAGATTACTCCAGACTGGGAGTCCGGAAAGCGCAGTATCACTGGGGTTGGGATTGGGGTCCAACGCTGTTGACGTGCGGGCCCTGGAAGCCCATCAACCTCGAGATCTACGAATCTCGTGTGGCTGATTTATATGCAACCGTCACGGTGGATAACTCTCTGGACAGCGCCAAAGTTGTGCTCCACGCGACAACTGAGGGAAAGGCGTCCAAGGTGCGGTTTAACTTGTCACTGAACGACACCGCTCTAAGCGAAACGGTGGATGTCACAAAAGAAGGGGCTGCTGAGGCTACTTTCAACATTAGCAACCCGGAGCTGTGGTATCCCGTCAGATATGGAAAGCAGCCGCTGTACAAAGCCACGGCGACGCTGCtagatggtgatgatgaagtggaCGTTGCATCAAAGAAGATAGGCCTTCGAAAGGTGGAACTGGTCCAGAAGCCACTCAAAGATCAGCCAGGAacatccttctttttcaaaGTGAACAATACTCCGATATTCTGCGGaggcagctgctggattcCGGCTGACAACTTCACTCCACGAATCACCAAAGAAAAGTACCAGAACTGGATCAAGCTCATGGTCGAAGGCAATCAATCCATGATCCGTATCTGGGGAGGTGGTATTTACGAGGATGAGCATctgcttgatgcttgtgACGAACAAGGTATCCTGGTCTGGGTTGACTTTCTGTTTGCCTGCGGAAACTATCCCACTAACCCAGAGATGCTGCAATCCATCGAAAGGGAAGCTAGGGAGAATGTCAAAATCATGCGACACCACCCTAGTATTGTCATTTACGCTGGCAATAACGAAGATTACCAATTCCAGGAGAGCGAAGGACTCATCTACAAGGTTGAAGACAAGGATCCTCAAAGCTGGCTCAAGTCAGATTTCCCGGCCCGTTACATCTACGAGCACCTACTCTCAGAGGTGTGCAATGACCTGGTACCAGAGACGTTCTACCACTATGGAAGTCCTTGGGGCGGCAAGACATCTTCGGATCCAACTGTGGGAGACATTCATCAATGGAACGTGTGGCATGGAACCCAAGCAAGATACCAAGACTTTGATAAGCTGGGAGGAAGGTTTGTCTCAGAATTTGGCATGGAGGCTTTCCCTTCTATTCGAACCATTGATGCCCTCTTGCCCAAGG GCAGACGGACATGA
- a CDS encoding d-isomer specific 2-hydroxyacid dehydrogenase, NAD binding domain-containing protein: MAAKRLKIAVLDDYQHASEKHFAKFKDQHEIAYFPDTLLPYNGPDTPQSVKDELVKRLEPFNVISTVRERTPFPAELVNRLPNLQLLMTQARRNLSLDLDAFKARGIPVATAIHVHATGENAVESTVEHIVTTILALARNIAADDAAMKAGLWQTGLCTSLSGKTLGIIGLGRLGGAAARILHVGFGMKVIAWSQNLTQEAADEQAKHFNLPVTTSTGEKTFKAVSREELFRTSDDFDMMKPSAFFHNTSRGPLVNEQDLLNTLKAGKIRGAALDVFWQEPLPVDSEWRSSEWGKNGRSHLLVTPHTGYVEETAINGFYEQATRDLQTWIDGKELPLRLV; this comes from the exons atggctgccAAGCGACTCAAGATTGCCGTCTTAGACGACTACCAACATGCATCTGAGAAGCACTTTGCAAAGTTCAAGGATCAACATGAGATTGCTTACTTTCCAGACACTTTGCTACCATACAACGGCCCAGACACCCCGCAGTCGGTCAAGGATGAGTTGGTTAAGAGGCTTGAGCCCTTTAATGTCATAA GTACTGTAAGAGAGCGGACGCCATTCCCTGCAGAACTGGTGAATCGACTGCCCaatctgcagcttctcatGACACAAGCTCGCCGCAACTTGTCATTGGATCTCGATGCATTCAAAGCGCGGGGCATCCCCGTCGCCACGGCAATTCACGTTCATGCCACTGGGGAGAATGCCGTCGAGAGTACCGTTGAGCATATCGTGACCACGATCCTAGCACTCGCAAGGAACATTGCCGCAGACGACGCTGCAATGAAAGCGGGCCTGTGGCAGACCGGCCTTTGCACTTCCCTGTCCGGAAAGACTCTGGGTATCATCGGGCTTGGCCGTCTGGGCGGTGCCGCAGCTCGCATCCTTCACGTTGGTTTCGGCATGAAGGTCATAGCCTGGAGCCAGAACCTCACTCAGGAGGCTGCCGATGAGCAAGCCAAGCACTTCAACTTGCCTGTCACAACCTCCACCGGAGAAAAGACTTTCAAGGCCGTCAGCCGCGAGGAGCTCTTCAGAACCTCTGAT GACTTTGacatgatgaagccatcggcCTTCTTCCACAACACGTCGAGAGGCCCGCTCGTCAACGAACAGGACCTACTCAACACCCTCAAGGCCGGCAAGATTCGCGGCGCCGCGCTCGATGTCTTTTGGCAGGAGCCTCTTCCTGTGGACAGCGAGTGGAGGAGCTCTGAATGGGGTAAGAATGGTCGGAGTCACTTGTTAGTCACGCCGCATACTGGCTACGTTGAAGAGACGGCCATCAACGGCTTCTATGAGCAGGCGACTAGGGATTTGCAAACCTGGATTGACGGCAAGGAGCTGCCCCTGAGGCTTGTATGA
- a CDS encoding fungal specific transcription factor domain-containing protein has product MSSAKATKKSAFSCEPCRRRKVKCGGEQPMCQRCAARNDECVYKLNPTLSYTQRLEDRIKDLEEQLAKATAATPPAAASDSKSPASSHSSPSAQQDPRQQIDDSIARSFRGLKIDDKGGITYHGTTSFFNLPSDHSSAAVAVDLHASATEVETQRRERLVSNAWQQRVLEEHSGIPEPFQTLLNVHWCWIQPLFNFIYRPAFTRDMQSLGPYYSHTLLNAVLSHSIRWAKSDPNTKRILDESYDGGAVFDHLGIHVDGERYPGSVHFSDEEVEIRHRVFWSCYFWDKIISLYLGRSPSLKHTTVSPPQIMFDDSAENELWVPFGAPPLQTAPWKYPPSTAHSASCFLSMCRLSVIFNEILIHMYDPLMQNTESEVQECLIAQEPALQQWWDELAPYLKLEPMALPNLAPPSHIVTTNCLYHTFKILLYRPMLTRRKLEDDVASHKRYLVECVTSATAIIAIFDLFCRTFTMNYCVLSLAYSVYIASSIFLLQVQAAPDDGQALERLNYCIEALKQVRTFSPVIGSAINLLNKELSAVGISLDVQDHYQPPPPPAATEFPQGSPVYQATEVPSSQPQAAHPLFHVPSTHSYGTHTMSMDPGIFEAMSSLEPLSVRVGALPNTDPQNPF; this is encoded by the exons ATGTCGTCGGCAAaggccaccaagaagagcGCGTTCTCCTGCGAGCCGTGTCGCAGGCGCAAG GTCAAGTGCGGCGGCGAACAGCCCATGTGCCAACGCTGCGCTGCTCGTAACGATGAATGCGTGTATAAACT GAACCCGACGCTGTCGTATACGCAGAGGCTGGAAGACCGCATTAAGGATCTGGAGGAACAGCTTGCAAAGGCGACGGCAGCAACACCACCGGCGGCGGCCAGCGACAGCAAATCTCCCGCGTCAAGTCACTCAAGCCCATCGGCTCAGCAAGACCCCCGGCAGCAGATTGACGACAGCATAGCCCGAAGTTTCCGAGGACTCAAGATAGACGACAAGGGCGGCATCACCTACCATGGAAcgaccagcttcttcaacctcCCCAGTGATCACAGCTCTGCCGCCGTGGCAGTCGACTTACACGCCTCTGCTACCGAAGTCGAAACTCAACGGAGAGAGCGCCTTGTCTCAAACGCATGGCAGCAACGTGTCTTGGAGGAGCATTCTGGAATTCCC GAACCGTTCCAAACACTTCTCAATGTCCACTGGTGCTGGATACAACccctcttcaacttcatctacCGACCTGCCTTTACTC GCGATATGCAATCCCTGGGTCCATATTACTCCCATACGCTCCTCAACGCTGTTCTCTCACATTCAATCCGATGGGCAAAGAGCGATCCAAATACAAAGCGCATTCTGGATGAGTCGTACGACGGAGGTGCTGTGTTTG ACCACCTGGGAATACATGTCGACGGAGAACGGTATCCTGGCTCGGTCCATTTCAGCGACGAAGAAGTGGAAATCCGACATCGAGTCTTTTGGTCGTGCTATTTCTGGGACAAAATCATCAGTCTCTATCTCGGTCGTTCACCATCGTTAAAGCACACTACCGTATCTCCACCTCAGATCATGT TCGATGACTCTGCTGAGAACGAGCTGTGGGTTCCGTTTGGCGCACCTCCACTTCAAACTGCACCTTGGAAGTATCCACCATCCACCGCTCACTCAGCCTCGTGCTTCCTGAGCATGTGTCGGCTATCAGTCATCTTCAACGAGATCTTGATTCACATGTACGACCCACTCATGCAGAATACGGAATCCGAAGTGCAGGAGTGCTTGATTGCCCAAGAGCCGGCTTTGCAGCAATGGTGGGACGAGTTGGCCCCGTATCTGAAGCTGGAGCCCATGGCCTTGCCCAATCTGGCCCCACCATCTCATATTGTCACCACAAA TTGTCTCTATCATACGTTTAAGATCCTTCTTTACCGCCCGATGCTCACTCGCAGAAAACTGGAAGATGACGTTGCGTCACATAAGCGCTACCTTGTCGAATGTGTAACCTCCGCCACCGCCATCATAGCCATCTTTGATCTTTTTTGCCGAACGTTCACGATGAACTACTGTGTGCTGTCGCTGGCGTACAGTGTCTACATTGCTTCATCAATATTCTTACTCCAGGTCCAAGCGGCCCCAGATGATGGGCAAGCCCTTGAGCGCCTAAACTACTGTATCGAAGCTTTGAAGCAAGTCAGGACGTTTAGCCCTG TCATCGGAAGCGCCATAAACCTATTGAACAAGGAGCTTTCAGCGGTCGGTATCTCGTTAGACGTGCAAGACCACTACCAACCACCCCCACCTCCTGCTGCCACCGAATTTCCTCAAGGAAGTCCAGTGTATCAGGCTACAGAGGTGCCCTCTTCGCAACCGCAGGCTGCTCATCCGCTATTTCATGTTCCTTCAACTCACAGCTACGGTACCCATACCATGTCCATGGATCCAGGAATCTTTGAGGCAATGTCATCTTTAGAGCCACTCAGCGTCAGAGTCGGTGCTCTTCCCAATACCGATCCGCAAAATCCATTTTAG
- a CDS encoding ras family domain-containing protein, producing the protein MRPRRSSGASESSTGTARPEQELGSMYDYLAKIILLGPSGSGKSCLLHRFVKNEWRVLSSQTIGVEFATKIIKVGSGARRKRIKLQLWDTAGTERFRSVSRSYYRGAAGAILVYDIASHLSFRGLQPFLNDARALASPHLSVMLVGNKLDLASENLIDTSLPPPTPSSVGSVATMTAGVNGGASSSYKDHAGSIGAGTQQRATEAPEGREISSAEASRWASTVGIPVVTEASALNGEGVDEIFNRLARMILTKIELGEIDPDDPMSGIQYGDGGGWNTASDGGSIKSSITGGTLDESLSGPRRRRRGKGRTQNWNLREWEEVFTLSSRRRNRGCC; encoded by the exons ATGAGACCCAGGCGGTCGTCCGGGGCGAGCGAATCCAGCACTGGAACAGCCCGCCCCGAACAG GAACTCGGAAGCATGTATGACTACTTGGCCAAGATTATATTGCTGGGACCCAGTGGCTCGGGGAA GTCATGTCTGCTTCATCGATTTGTCAAGAACGAATGGCGAGTACTGTCGTCACAGACCATCGGCGTCGAGTTTGCAACGAAAATCATCAAAGTCGGGAGCGGGGCGAGACGAAAGCGGATAAAACTCCAA CTATGGGATACAGCAGGCACCGAGCGGTTTCGATCGGTTTCGAGGTCGTACTATCGAGGAGCGGCCGGCGCAATCTTGGTTTACGACATCGCATCGCACTTATCCTTCCGAGGGCTACAACCGTTTCTTAACGATGCGCGGGCGCTAGCGTCTCCTCATCTGAGCGTCATGCTGGTGGGAAACAAGTTGGACTTGGCTTCTGAGAACCTCATTGATACAAGCTTGCCTCCTCCGACTCCCAGCAGCGTGGGCTCTGTAGCGACTATGACGGCAGGCGTCAACGGCGGGGCTTCATCTTCCTACAAGGACCATGCCGGCTCCATTGGAGCCGGCACGCAACAGAGAGCTACGGAGGCGCCAGAGGGTCGTGAGATATCATCTGCGGAGGCGAGCCGGTGGGCTAGCACCGTGGGCATTCCCGTCGTGACGGAAGCAAGCGCGCTTAATGGCGAAGGCGTGGATGAGATTTTCAACCGACTGGCCAGGATGATCTTGACCAAGATTGAGCTGGGCGAAATTGATCCAGACGACCCGATGAGCGGCATTCAATACGGAGACGGTGGTGGATGGAACACGGCCAGCGATGGAGGCAGCATTAAAAGCTCCATCACCGGTGGCACGTTGGACGAGAGCCTCAGCGGCCCACGGAGGCgcagaagaggaaaaggccgAACCCAGAACTGGAATCTGCGGGAATGGGAAGAAGTCTTTACGCTGAGCAGCCGTCGGAGGAACCGAggatgctgttga
- a CDS encoding necrosis inducing protein (NPP1) domain-containing protein: protein MKTAIKTLLAGTGLASLASAVTPVSDSDMNNLLNAGGVELAMRAQPMWFFGQAMNQPPCIPTFATTPSGGQTPSAPLCDYPNVGCSCRTPGVGITNPSPSFPTYYSYQKCTDTTIRIQYSLFYEKDGTNPQGILGHPYDWERVIVEWAKGSDSNWTPSKLLLSQHSGYDTLNWSDIQNTFNTADGTLQRGGDNGRQNLDHPKVYIAWSKHANYDDRNTGWNDPLSQLDNNAFRSQDWWYFPVATDYLRADGSTALGQQLGSLNWGDASSNPLSVHNSLCSQ, encoded by the exons ATGAAGACCGCCATCAAGACCCTCCTCGCCGGAACCGGCCTGGCCTCCCTGGCCTCCGCCGTCACTCCCGTCTCCGATTCCGACATGAACAACCTGCTCAATGCCGGAGGTGTCGAGCTCGCCATGAGGGCCCAGCCCATGTGGTTCTTCGGCCAGGCCATGAACCAGCCTCCTTGCATTCCCACCTTTGCCACCACCCCCAGCGGCGGACAGACTCCCTCTGCTCCCCTTTGCGACTATCCCAACGTTGGCTGCAGCTGCCGTACCCCCGGCGTTGGCATCACGAACCCCTCGCCTTCATTCCCCACCTACTACTCCTACCAGAAGTGTACCGACACCACCATCCGAATTCAGTACTCCCTGTTCTACGAGAAGGATGG TACCAACCCCCAGGGCATTTTGGGCCACCCTTA CGACTGGGAGCGTGTCATTGTTGAGTGGGCCAAGGGCTCAGACTCAAACTGGACCCCCAGCAAACTTCTTCTGTCCCAGCACTCTGGCTATGACACCCTGAACTGGAGCGATATCCAGAACACCTTCAACACTGCCGATGGCACCCTTCAGCGTGGTGGTGACAACGGCCGCCAGAACCTTGACCACCCCAAGGTCTACATTGCTTGGAGCAAGCACGCCAACTACGACGACCGCAACACT GGTTGGAACGACCCTCTGTCTCAGCTTGACAACAACGCCTTCCGAAGCCAGGACTGGTGGTACTTCCCCGTTGCCA CCGACTACCTCCGTGCCGACGGCTCAACTGCTcttggccagcagctcggcAGCCTCAACTGGGGCGACGCTTCTTCCAACCCTCTTTCCGTCCACAACAGCCTCTGCTCTCAGTAA